Proteins encoded together in one Olsenella timonensis window:
- a CDS encoding subtype A tannase — MGCTRREFLALASVGTLAGAVGCTPAQHASEPPADDAPAEPEVDASQFESLALDASAWRFDEEHNVYYQLGLTYCLTPATETYESLAIFVPGAYFTAEKNGDTYTCTVNDKAVVGSFTPATAPVLMPINSGTLAAQESPTAYGYDGLAPYLGEGCVYVYAGFRGRSAAVDTATGSSELIPGGSPWPVADLKAAIRYLRYNAASLPCDTSRAFVFGFGAGGGLSAVLGASGDSALFDPYLAEIGAVTHDATGAAVSDAIAGSASWCPVTSYDMADAAYEWCQGQYCADPSRADGTWTQLLSHDLAAAYGAWVNEMDLRDADDAQLTLDETEAGIYSMGSYAQALLSEVDDAATYFVQNTAFPYAYTPQRLEDPTFPGDPNLATTRAADTASQAAPDGEATADGTGQLAPDETADPSQVAGVAQVQSTIYDSAQSYFASLNEDAVWINYNHRSGSVSVTSLRDFVTRLRPARLSAAPFDQPDRSSRANQLFGVGEESTLHFSACVADAVSAGVDEFSACDDWDPDYESAWAEDLEKVDALETPMAERVAMMNPLTWLSGHYEGYGQSSVAPHWRVNEGLFDTDTSLATAANIVWALRKYDGVSDVEHTPVWGQGHVLAERSGTATSNLLDWVVACCSS; from the coding sequence ATGGGCTGCACACGTAGAGAGTTTCTCGCCCTCGCGTCCGTGGGGACGCTCGCCGGCGCGGTGGGCTGCACGCCCGCCCAGCACGCCTCCGAGCCCCCGGCCGACGACGCGCCCGCCGAGCCGGAGGTCGACGCCTCGCAGTTCGAGAGCCTCGCCCTCGATGCCTCGGCCTGGCGCTTCGACGAGGAGCACAACGTCTACTACCAGCTCGGCCTCACCTACTGCCTGACTCCCGCGACCGAGACCTACGAGTCCCTGGCGATCTTCGTCCCCGGCGCGTACTTCACGGCCGAGAAGAACGGCGACACCTACACGTGCACCGTCAACGACAAGGCCGTGGTCGGAAGCTTCACGCCCGCCACGGCCCCCGTCCTCATGCCCATCAACTCCGGGACGCTCGCCGCCCAGGAGAGTCCCACCGCCTACGGCTACGACGGCCTCGCCCCCTATCTCGGAGAGGGCTGTGTCTACGTCTACGCGGGGTTCCGCGGCCGCTCCGCCGCCGTTGACACGGCGACCGGGTCGAGCGAGCTCATCCCCGGCGGCTCGCCGTGGCCGGTCGCGGACCTCAAGGCCGCCATCCGCTACCTGCGCTACAACGCGGCGTCCCTGCCATGCGACACGAGCCGCGCCTTCGTCTTCGGCTTCGGGGCGGGAGGCGGCCTCTCCGCGGTCCTCGGCGCCTCGGGCGACTCCGCCCTGTTCGACCCCTACCTTGCGGAGATAGGGGCCGTCACGCACGACGCGACGGGCGCCGCCGTCTCCGACGCCATCGCCGGCAGCGCCTCGTGGTGCCCCGTGACCTCCTACGACATGGCCGACGCCGCCTACGAGTGGTGCCAGGGCCAGTACTGCGCCGACCCCTCGCGCGCCGACGGCACCTGGACGCAGCTCCTCTCGCACGACCTCGCCGCCGCCTACGGCGCATGGGTCAACGAGATGGACCTGCGCGACGCCGACGACGCCCAGCTCACGCTCGACGAGACGGAGGCGGGCATCTACTCGATGGGCTCCTACGCCCAGGCCCTTCTCTCCGAGGTGGACGACGCCGCCACGTACTTCGTCCAGAACACGGCCTTCCCCTACGCCTACACCCCGCAGAGGCTCGAGGACCCGACCTTCCCCGGCGACCCCAACCTCGCGACCACGCGCGCCGCCGACACCGCCAGCCAGGCCGCGCCGGACGGCGAGGCGACGGCGGACGGCACCGGGCAGCTCGCGCCGGACGAGACGGCAGACCCGAGCCAGGTGGCGGGCGTCGCCCAGGTCCAGTCCACGATCTACGACTCGGCGCAGAGCTACTTCGCGTCGCTCAACGAGGACGCGGTCTGGATCAACTACAACCACCGCTCCGGCTCCGTCTCGGTGACGAGCCTGCGGGACTTCGTCACGCGCCTGCGGCCCGCCCGGCTCTCCGCGGCGCCCTTCGACCAGCCCGATCGCAGCTCGCGCGCCAACCAGCTCTTCGGCGTCGGCGAGGAGTCGACGCTGCACTTCTCCGCCTGCGTCGCGGACGCGGTTTCCGCCGGCGTCGACGAGTTCTCCGCCTGCGACGACTGGGACCCCGACTACGAGAGCGCCTGGGCGGAGGACCTCGAGAAGGTCGACGCGCTCGAGACCCCCATGGCGGAGCGCGTGGCGATGATGAACCCGCTCACGTGGCTGAGCGGTCACTACGAGGGGTACGGCCAGTCTTCGGTCGCCCCGCACTGGCGCGTCAACGAGGGGCTCTTCGACACCGACACGTCGCTGGCCACCGCCGCCAACATCGTCTGGGCCCTGCGCAAGTACGACGGCGTGTCTGACGTGGAGCACACGCCGGTGTGGGGCCAGGGGCACGTGCTCGCGGAGCGCTCCGGGACGGCGACGTCAAACCTGCTCGACTGGGTCGTCGCCTGCTGCTCGTCGTGA
- a CDS encoding acylphosphatase — translation MSPFWRRSGAEPAPTPEGAERLHVRFVGRVQGVGFRWTAAMVARGLGVTGWVRNEPDGSVTAEVQGEPSHVGAFFSRMLEEMSRGGRAGYTVDQRDEIPVVPGERDFEVRY, via the coding sequence GTGTCACCGTTCTGGAGGAGGAGCGGCGCGGAGCCCGCGCCCACGCCCGAGGGCGCCGAGCGGCTGCACGTGCGCTTCGTCGGGCGGGTTCAGGGCGTGGGGTTTCGCTGGACCGCGGCGATGGTCGCGCGCGGGCTGGGGGTCACGGGCTGGGTGAGAAACGAGCCCGACGGCTCGGTCACGGCAGAGGTGCAGGGCGAGCCGTCGCATGTGGGGGCGTTCTTCTCGCGCATGCTCGAGGAGATGAGCCGCGGCGGACGCGCGGGCTACACCGTGGACCAGCGCGACGAGATCCCCGTGGTGCCGGGCGAGCGCGACTTCGAGGTGCGCTACTAG
- a CDS encoding FHA domain-containing protein — protein MGETRGMPPSYQTRTCPRCGAELYADMKVCYGCLYDFTRGAGRPEPPRLPEPTPAADDGATLDLVGAVAASAGEVGLYLRTPSVDVWTGVPPEGVTIGRGDGCDIVLHSRAVSRRHLRLVPTPDGMEASDLGATNPTRYRGRDLRGTVVVPYGDAVDLCGCLLGMTGPS, from the coding sequence ATGGGCGAGACGAGGGGAATGCCCCCGAGCTACCAGACGAGGACCTGCCCCCGCTGCGGGGCCGAGCTCTATGCGGACATGAAGGTCTGCTACGGCTGCCTGTACGACTTCACGCGCGGCGCCGGCCGCCCCGAGCCCCCGAGGCTCCCGGAGCCGACGCCCGCGGCTGACGACGGTGCCACGCTCGACCTCGTCGGAGCCGTCGCGGCGTCTGCGGGGGAGGTGGGGCTGTACCTGAGGACCCCCTCGGTCGACGTCTGGACGGGCGTTCCCCCCGAGGGGGTGACGATCGGCCGCGGCGACGGCTGCGACATCGTCCTCCACTCCCGCGCGGTCTCCCGTCGGCACCTGCGCCTCGTCCCCACGCCCGACGGCATGGAGGCGAGCGACCTGGGCGCCACGAACCCGACGCGCTATCGAGGCAGGGACCTGCGCGGGACCGTCGTCGTCCCCTACGGCGACGCCGTCGACCTGTGCGGCTGTCTGCTCGGCATGACCGGCCCCTCGTAG
- a CDS encoding DUF192 domain-containing protein, whose translation MAAARLASQERPERVIELRVLTSWAQRLRGLLGTGPGAGAVMLAHCPSIHTFGMRYPIDVALVGELGEVLLVRRALPPREFLAHPDACCAIERPAREGAWLEEGEHLWVTSLTPDTVGG comes from the coding sequence ATGGCCGCGGCGAGACTCGCCTCGCAAGAGCGTCCGGAGCGTGTGATCGAGCTCAGGGTGCTGACGAGCTGGGCGCAGCGCCTGCGGGGGCTCCTGGGGACGGGTCCCGGCGCGGGCGCCGTCATGCTCGCGCACTGCCCGTCAATCCACACGTTTGGAATGCGCTACCCGATCGACGTCGCCCTTGTGGGCGAGCTTGGGGAGGTGCTGCTGGTGAGAAGGGCGCTTCCGCCGCGCGAGTTTCTCGCCCATCCGGATGCGTGCTGTGCCATCGAACGACCTGCGCGCGAGGGGGCATGGCTCGAGGAGGGGGAGCACCTCTGGGTGACGTCCCTCACGCCGGATACGGTTGGAGGCTGA
- a CDS encoding TadE/TadG family type IV pilus assembly protein: protein MTRARDDAGQMSVEAALLLPVVLTLLALLVQPVCVLYTRTLMASTAGELARLAATSRGSEDDLRSFALRRLAAVPDLAIFHEGGTRGWEVEVAGPDDAGEVTVTLAGSVRPLPLLGVLVSALGTTREGTVTLVVETTGDLRADWIGGDYDEWVDMWG from the coding sequence ATGACGCGCGCGAGAGACGATGCGGGGCAGATGAGCGTCGAGGCGGCCCTCCTGCTCCCGGTCGTGCTGACGCTCCTCGCGCTCCTCGTCCAGCCGGTGTGCGTGCTGTACACGAGGACGCTGATGGCGTCGACGGCCGGAGAGCTTGCGCGGCTCGCCGCAACGTCGCGCGGCTCGGAGGACGACCTGCGCTCCTTTGCCCTCCGGCGGCTTGCCGCGGTGCCCGACCTCGCGATATTTCACGAGGGCGGGACGCGCGGCTGGGAAGTCGAGGTCGCGGGGCCCGACGATGCGGGCGAGGTGACGGTCACCCTGGCGGGGAGCGTCCGACCCCTGCCGCTGCTCGGGGTGCTCGTCTCGGCGCTCGGAACGACGCGGGAGGGGACGGTCACGCTCGTGGTGGAGACGACCGGCGACCTGCGTGCGGACTGGATCGGAGGGGACTATGACGAATGGGTCGACATGTGGGGGTAG
- a CDS encoding Flp family type IVb pilin produces MKRESFDLRGLVVDERGQGTTEYAILVGVLVVLAIVSILAFRDRVAELWEAIASGINSL; encoded by the coding sequence ATGAAGAGGGAGTCGTTTGACCTGAGGGGGCTCGTCGTCGACGAGCGCGGGCAGGGCACCACGGAGTACGCGATCCTCGTCGGGGTCCTCGTCGTTCTGGCGATAGTCTCGATCCTCGCGTTCAGAGACCGCGTCGCAGAGCTCTGGGAGGCCATCGCGAGCGGCATCAACTCGCTATGA
- a CDS encoding type II secretion system F family protein: protein MDVTGSLLAGCSVAAAGAAALALSGRGGGRLRARRALASLEGAAARVREVPMLRRARRTEELARRRASCLSELPVMLDVVTLGLSAGLSFDASLELYCSRAGGPLSRAFEEAMLSWRIGVVDRERALWELADELGVAALRRFAGVVGEALAFGSPLAEALERQAQVIRDEQRAQVEAEIERVPVKMLVPLGTLIVPAMFLAILGPLLGSVVSG from the coding sequence ATGGACGTGACGGGCTCGCTCCTGGCGGGGTGCTCGGTCGCCGCGGCCGGTGCCGCCGCCCTCGCCCTCTCCGGGCGCGGCGGGGGGAGGCTGCGCGCCCGTCGCGCCCTGGCGTCGCTCGAGGGCGCTGCGGCGCGCGTGCGCGAGGTTCCGATGCTCAGGCGGGCGAGAAGGACGGAGGAGCTCGCGAGGAGAAGGGCGTCGTGCCTGTCGGAGCTGCCGGTCATGCTCGACGTGGTGACGCTCGGCCTCTCCGCCGGCCTCTCCTTCGATGCCTCGCTCGAGCTCTACTGCTCGCGTGCGGGCGGGCCGCTCTCCCGTGCGTTCGAGGAGGCGATGCTCAGCTGGCGCATCGGCGTGGTCGACCGGGAGCGCGCGCTCTGGGAGCTGGCCGACGAGCTGGGCGTGGCGGCGCTCAGGAGGTTCGCGGGCGTGGTCGGCGAGGCGCTCGCCTTCGGGTCGCCGCTCGCGGAGGCGCTCGAGCGGCAGGCGCAGGTAATTCGGGACGAGCAGCGGGCCCAGGTTGAGGCGGAGATAGAGCGCGTCCCGGTGAAGATGCTCGTGCCGCTGGGGACGCTCATCGTCCCCGCGATGTTCCTGGCCATCCTCGGCCCCCTGCTGGGGTCGGTGGTGTCAGGGTAG
- a CDS encoding type II secretion system F family protein produces the protein MEVLLAAGVFLSAWVAAGVAFGGPAAPSREASSRLAARWLLRALRLLRRAGRTRVAEALLACGPWREHARGLSAAAASRGVELDERSSAVALGVLLAALSVGSGLLMGSPVAGVAAGAVVVAGAHARDGARRARERREVMSTMPGVYRTLSVALASGQTLAQAVSYVGAHERGPVADAFTRMSLRLRCGSSTEDAVVLLARELDAPGAELLATALVISHRTGSPLRGLLMRSAALAERQGEFERLLGVKTAQVRLSVRIVSLLPAAMLALLALVSPDFQAGLLTPTGLACVALAAALDTTALLIIRRLMSGVRRWT, from the coding sequence ATGGAGGTCCTGCTTGCAGCAGGCGTCTTCCTGAGCGCGTGGGTCGCGGCCGGCGTGGCGTTCGGCGGGCCGGCCGCACCGTCTCGGGAGGCGTCGTCGCGCCTCGCGGCGCGCTGGCTCCTGAGGGCGCTGCGGCTGCTGCGGCGGGCGGGGAGGACGAGGGTCGCGGAGGCGCTTCTCGCCTGCGGCCCCTGGCGCGAGCATGCGCGCGGCCTCTCGGCCGCGGCTGCGTCGCGGGGCGTCGAGCTGGACGAGCGGTCGTCGGCGGTCGCCCTGGGCGTCCTGCTGGCAGCTCTGTCGGTCGGGTCGGGGCTGCTCATGGGGTCGCCGGTCGCCGGGGTCGCTGCGGGGGCCGTCGTGGTCGCGGGAGCGCACGCCCGCGACGGGGCGCGCCGTGCCCGCGAGCGTCGCGAGGTCATGTCGACGATGCCGGGCGTGTATCGCACGCTCTCCGTCGCGCTGGCCTCCGGGCAGACGCTCGCGCAGGCCGTGTCCTACGTCGGCGCCCACGAGCGCGGACCGGTGGCGGACGCGTTCACGCGGATGTCGCTGCGCCTGCGCTGCGGATCTTCGACCGAGGACGCCGTCGTCCTCCTCGCCCGCGAGCTCGACGCGCCGGGGGCCGAGCTGCTGGCGACCGCGCTCGTGATCTCTCACCGGACGGGAAGCCCCCTTCGGGGCCTTCTCATGCGCTCGGCGGCGCTCGCCGAGCGCCAGGGGGAGTTCGAGCGCCTGCTCGGCGTCAAGACGGCGCAGGTGAGGCTGTCCGTCAGGATCGTCTCCCTGCTGCCGGCAGCCATGCTCGCGCTGCTCGCGCTCGTCTCGCCCGACTTCCAGGCGGGCCTGCTCACGCCGACGGGCCTGGCCTGCGTGGCGCTTGCCGCGGCGCTCGACACCACGGCGCTGCTGATCATCAGGCGCCTCATGAGCGGGGTGCGGCGATGGACGTGA
- a CDS encoding CpaF family protein: MSVLDRVREVEERQGPERASGASEDLRRARERLKGGLVERLGLATIAALLADEGAPRARAELRVVLEAILNTEDDLMPGVDRETLLRQVADEICGLGPIQPLLEDDGVSEVMINGTDALFYERGGEIHPADAVFDSPEQIMIVLDRILAPLGRRLDRASPIVSARLPNGDRVNAVAAPIAIDGPAVTIRKFSDRIRSLGRLVELGAMPAWYAELLSWAVRCSRSIAVAGGTGSGKTTLLNALSCEIPRGERIVTIEDSAELRFDVHPNVVRLEARDSSIEGTGEVTIRELVKNALRMRPDRIVVGEVRSGECIDMLNALSTGHAGSMTTLHAGSAEEALMRLVLMARFGMDLPTGLIEEQVATAIDLIVVTRRLADGTRLVTSLTEVSRAADGSACLDERVGFSVSDRTWRLECEPAFVGRAVEDGVLDGKEVEQWRSCLQQASS, encoded by the coding sequence GTGTCGGTTCTCGATCGCGTGCGCGAGGTGGAGGAGCGACAGGGCCCCGAGCGGGCCTCCGGCGCGTCCGAGGATCTGCGGAGGGCACGGGAGCGTCTCAAGGGCGGCCTCGTCGAGCGGCTGGGCCTTGCCACCATCGCCGCCCTGCTCGCGGACGAGGGCGCGCCCCGTGCGCGAGCGGAGCTGCGCGTCGTGCTCGAGGCCATCCTCAACACCGAGGACGACCTCATGCCGGGCGTGGACCGCGAGACGCTGCTGCGGCAGGTCGCCGACGAGATCTGCGGGCTCGGCCCGATCCAGCCGCTGCTCGAGGACGACGGGGTCTCCGAGGTCATGATCAACGGCACGGACGCCCTCTTCTACGAGCGCGGAGGGGAGATCCACCCCGCGGACGCCGTGTTCGACTCCCCCGAGCAGATCATGATCGTGCTCGACCGCATCCTGGCGCCGCTCGGCCGCCGCCTCGACCGCGCGAGCCCGATCGTGAGCGCGCGGCTCCCGAACGGCGACCGCGTCAACGCCGTCGCCGCGCCCATCGCGATCGACGGGCCCGCGGTGACGATTCGCAAGTTCTCCGACCGCATAAGGAGCCTCGGTCGCCTCGTGGAGCTGGGCGCGATGCCGGCATGGTACGCGGAGCTCCTCTCGTGGGCGGTTCGGTGCTCGCGCTCGATCGCGGTTGCCGGCGGGACCGGATCGGGGAAGACGACGCTGCTCAACGCCCTCTCGTGCGAGATCCCCCGGGGCGAGCGCATCGTGACGATCGAGGACTCGGCCGAGCTGCGCTTTGACGTCCACCCCAACGTCGTGCGCCTCGAGGCGCGCGACAGCTCGATCGAGGGGACCGGCGAGGTGACGATCCGCGAGCTGGTGAAGAACGCGCTCAGGATGCGGCCGGACCGCATCGTCGTGGGCGAGGTGCGCTCGGGGGAGTGCATCGACATGCTGAACGCGCTCTCCACGGGACACGCGGGCTCGATGACCACCCTTCACGCGGGCAGCGCGGAGGAGGCGCTCATGCGCCTCGTCCTCATGGCCCGCTTCGGCATGGACCTGCCGACCGGGCTCATCGAGGAGCAGGTCGCCACTGCGATCGACCTGATCGTGGTCACGAGGCGCCTCGCCGACGGCACGAGGCTCGTGACCTCCCTCACGGAGGTCTCGCGGGCGGCCGACGGATCCGCGTGCCTCGACGAGCGGGTCGGCTTCAGCGTGTCAGACCGGACGTGGCGTCTCGAGTGCGAGCCGGCGTTCGTCGGGCGTGCTGTCGAGGACGGGGTGCTGGACGGAAAGGAGGTCGAGCAATGGAGGTCCTGCTTGCAGCAGGCGTCTTCCTGA
- a CDS encoding SAF domain-containing protein has translation MTRRLRLVVSGSCALASLLLCLAYGGHVRQEADRARAEALERYGGEVVTLVVATEGIEAGESVTRANAAEREWLVDLAPADAVTGLDEVLGSEVSVPAAAGAPLTGLNFRDATEAVEVPADRVAITVPVSDDLGVPPGTEAGETLAAYETADGRVQLLALDVRVLSVPQTGSGVVPTGALTLAVAPDDVARLLAASDEGSLRLALPGARALDLAEGEQTVPTSVPPEEVAGEGAASPEGAAEGGAS, from the coding sequence ATGACCCGTCGTCTGAGGTTGGTCGTCTCGGGGTCGTGCGCGCTGGCGTCGCTCCTGCTGTGCCTGGCGTATGGGGGCCATGTCCGCCAGGAGGCGGACCGGGCGCGCGCCGAGGCGCTCGAGCGCTATGGAGGCGAGGTCGTGACCCTCGTCGTGGCAACGGAGGGCATCGAGGCGGGTGAGAGCGTCACGCGGGCAAACGCGGCCGAGCGCGAGTGGCTGGTCGACCTCGCGCCGGCAGACGCGGTGACCGGGCTCGACGAGGTGCTCGGGTCCGAGGTGAGCGTGCCCGCGGCCGCCGGCGCCCCGCTCACGGGGCTCAACTTCAGGGACGCCACCGAGGCGGTGGAGGTGCCCGCCGACCGTGTCGCGATCACCGTCCCCGTCTCGGACGACCTGGGCGTTCCCCCGGGGACGGAGGCGGGCGAGACACTCGCGGCGTATGAGACGGCGGACGGCAGGGTCCAGCTCCTCGCCCTGGACGTGCGCGTGCTCTCCGTTCCGCAGACGGGCTCCGGCGTGGTCCCGACGGGCGCGCTCACGCTCGCCGTCGCCCCCGACGACGTGGCACGGCTGCTGGCGGCGAGCGACGAGGGGAGCCTCAGGCTCGCCCTGCCCGGGGCGCGGGCGCTCGACCTCGCCGAGGGCGAGCAGACTGTCCCGACAAGCGTTCCGCCCGAGGAGGTCGCAGGGGAAGGTGCCGCCTCCCCCGAGGGGGCGGCGGAAGGGGGTGCGTCATGA
- the rsgA gene encoding ribosome small subunit-dependent GTPase A — protein MAKRGQRTAASRRRRAERQQKITLPEMDALQDLPDFADLRLDDAQRTAFDAFLAGAENAGEMSIGFVVRLDRGYPLVVTAREAFRAEHAVTFAKRGSEGDEGHLPAVGDCVAVRRAPGHDMGVIERVLPRRTSFERWRGRSRGERQVLAANVDTILVVQPLGAGELLLGRVARSLVLARDCGLTPVVVLTKADRADEGALERDLGSVRRLVGDDVRVVVTSSSTGVGVEAVRDCVAPLTSAMILGESGAGKSTLLNALLGHEALATGRVRERDDAGRHTTVSRVMVRLPGAGVIVDVPGLRSLPLVGHERGLARAFPEIAEAALECRFSDCTHTHEPGCAVRDHFERGAFSEERLRCYLALAREMRESARTLDPDVII, from the coding sequence GTGGCAAAGCGGGGACAGCGGACGGCGGCGTCGCGCAGGCGGCGCGCGGAGCGCCAGCAGAAGATCACCCTCCCCGAGATGGACGCCCTGCAGGACCTGCCCGACTTCGCAGACCTGCGCCTCGACGACGCGCAGCGCACCGCCTTCGACGCGTTTCTCGCCGGTGCGGAGAACGCGGGCGAGATGTCGATTGGCTTTGTGGTACGCCTCGACCGCGGCTATCCGCTCGTGGTCACCGCGCGGGAGGCCTTTCGCGCCGAGCATGCCGTGACCTTTGCCAAGCGGGGCAGCGAGGGGGACGAGGGACATCTGCCCGCCGTGGGCGACTGCGTCGCGGTGCGCCGCGCCCCCGGCCACGACATGGGCGTCATCGAGCGCGTGCTTCCGCGGCGAACCTCCTTCGAGCGGTGGCGCGGGCGCAGCCGCGGCGAGCGCCAGGTGCTCGCCGCCAACGTCGACACCATCCTCGTGGTCCAGCCCCTCGGCGCCGGCGAGCTCCTGCTCGGCCGCGTGGCGCGCTCGCTCGTCCTGGCGCGTGACTGCGGCCTCACGCCCGTCGTGGTGCTCACCAAGGCGGACCGGGCGGACGAGGGCGCCCTCGAGCGGGACCTCGGCAGCGTGCGGCGCCTGGTGGGCGACGACGTGCGCGTGGTCGTGACCTCGTCGTCGACGGGCGTCGGCGTCGAGGCGGTGCGCGACTGCGTTGCGCCCCTCACCTCGGCGATGATCCTCGGCGAGTCGGGTGCGGGCAAGTCTACGCTCCTCAACGCGCTTCTCGGTCACGAGGCGCTCGCCACGGGCCGGGTGCGCGAGCGGGATGACGCCGGCCGCCACACCACGGTCTCGCGCGTCATGGTCCGTCTGCCGGGCGCGGGCGTGATCGTCGACGTGCCGGGGCTCAGGAGCCTGCCCCTGGTGGGGCATGAGCGCGGGCTCGCGCGGGCGTTCCCCGAGATCGCCGAGGCGGCGCTCGAGTGCCGCTTCAGCGACTGCACCCATACCCACGAGCCGGGGTGCGCCGTGCGAGACCACTTCGAGCGGGGGGCGTTCTCGGAGGAGCGGCTCCGCTGCTACCTCGCGCTCGCGCGCGAGATGCGCGAGAGCGCGCGTACGCTGGACCCCGACGTCATCATCTAG